Sequence from the Ziziphus jujuba cultivar Dongzao chromosome 9, ASM3175591v1 genome:
CTTTATGTCCTTTTGTCTTGCAGAATTaaagtatttaaatatttatttggtgagCATATGCGTTTGAATCGCTTGGAATGGATTTCTATTGAGGATATAGAGAAGGTTGTCAACTCTAGAGCATATGTCTGCTTCTCAAGAGCAGAGATAACAATCCTGTTAGAGGTAAAGTAGTGTTGCTTATTTTATAAATGCAATAAATGAATTTTAGTGGCTCTTCTAGTCTTGAAGTTTTCAGATAAAATAATcgtgtttcttttgttttcctgCTTATATTCTTGAGTTTGGGTATGCTGCTAGGTAgtacttttgtattttattgGTAACTTAACTggaatttttctcttttcagaTGCTGCAAAGTGATAACATAGTTTCGGTAAATAATGAAAAGGATGCATATGATTATCTGTATGAATGCCCATCTCCAATGGCTAAATCTGGGAGATGTATTTTAAGTTGTATAAACTTTTTATTGTCATCCAGACATGGCTTGGATGCATTCGTTGCTAAACTGAACTCTTTGAGCAAAACTGTTGCATACTACATTTTTGCATCTTTCTCTGTTT
This genomic interval carries:
- the LOC107434048 gene encoding uncharacterized protein LOC107434048 — protein: MRLNRLEWISIEDIEKVVNSRAYVCFSRAEITILLEMLQSDNIVSVNNEKDAYDYLYECPSPMAKSGRCILSCINFLLSSRHGLDAFVAKLNSLSKTVAYYIFASFSVYFCHFSLTQICMRCGYQSTHKLSNCF